A window of the Flavobacterium sangjuense genome harbors these coding sequences:
- a CDS encoding deoxyguanosinetriphosphate triphosphohydrolase produces the protein MTWEQLLSLKRQGDTSKRLRIEQDDTRLGFEVDYDRIIFSSAFRSLQDKTQVIPLSKTDFVHTRLTHSLEVSVVGRSIGRLVGKKILEKYPHLQEIHGYHMNDFGAIVAAASLAHDIGNPPFGHSGEKAIGEYFSIGKGQQYKNQLTDKQWQDLIDFEGNANGFSVLSSSRPGIEGSLRLTYAVLGAFMKYPKESLPKKPTKNISDKKYGFFQSDKDFFKEVATELGMIPNKTGNDIGFERHPLAFLVEAADDICYTIIDFEDGINLGLVSEDFALEYLIKLVKDTIDTSKYQTLTTKEDRISYLRALAIGNLINDAVRVFIENEEAILKGQFHFALTDKSKYKAQMDDIIKLSVKNIYQSREVIEKELSGYQIINNLLDKFITAYNNNHEGKATNYDKLLLKILPEKHHLEKETLYDRLLHICHFISMLTDGKAVLYNKIVTA, from the coding sequence ATGACCTGGGAACAACTTTTATCTTTAAAACGCCAAGGCGATACCAGCAAAAGACTGAGAATTGAGCAAGATGACACGCGTCTCGGCTTTGAAGTCGATTATGACCGTATTATTTTCTCGTCAGCTTTTCGAAGTTTACAGGATAAAACCCAGGTAATTCCGCTTTCTAAAACCGATTTTGTACACACGCGATTGACGCATAGTTTGGAAGTTTCCGTTGTTGGGCGTTCCATCGGAAGATTGGTGGGGAAAAAAATCCTTGAGAAATATCCGCATCTGCAGGAAATCCATGGTTATCATATGAACGATTTTGGAGCGATCGTAGCAGCGGCTTCGTTAGCACACGATATTGGAAATCCACCATTCGGGCATTCAGGTGAAAAAGCAATTGGGGAATATTTTTCTATCGGGAAAGGACAACAATATAAAAACCAACTAACCGATAAACAATGGCAGGATTTAATCGATTTTGAAGGTAATGCCAATGGTTTTTCGGTACTTTCAAGTTCGCGCCCCGGAATTGAAGGAAGCCTGCGTTTGACCTATGCGGTTTTGGGAGCGTTTATGAAATATCCAAAAGAAAGTCTGCCGAAAAAACCAACAAAGAACATCTCAGACAAAAAATATGGTTTCTTCCAATCGGACAAGGATTTCTTTAAAGAAGTTGCTACCGAATTGGGAATGATTCCGAATAAAACCGGAAACGACATTGGCTTTGAGCGTCATCCTTTGGCTTTTTTAGTCGAAGCAGCGGATGATATTTGCTATACGATTATCGACTTTGAAGACGGAATAAATCTCGGTTTGGTTTCCGAAGATTTTGCGTTGGAATATTTAATCAAATTGGTAAAAGACACGATTGATACTTCCAAATACCAAACCTTAACAACCAAAGAAGACCGAATTAGTTATCTACGTGCCTTGGCTATTGGTAACCTAATCAATGATGCAGTAAGAGTTTTTATTGAAAACGAAGAAGCAATTCTAAAAGGACAATTCCATTTTGCGTTGACCGATAAAAGTAAGTACAAAGCGCAGATGGATGACATCATCAAGTTGAGCGTTAAGAACATTTATCAAAGTCGGGAAGTCATCGAAAAAGAACTTTCGGGTTACCAAATCATCAATAATTTATTAGACAAATTCATCACAGCTTACAACAATAATCACGAAGGGAAAGCTACGAATTACGATAAGTTATTATTAAAAATCCTGCCTGAAAAACATCATTTGGAAAAGGAAACCTTGTATGACAGATTGCTTCATATCTGTCACTTTATCTCAATGTTGACTGATGGGAAAGCGGTGCTGTATAATAAAATTGTAACGGCTTAA
- a CDS encoding GNAT family N-acetyltransferase, with amino-acid sequence MITIQRTTSDNADFGNLVDQLDSYLAVLDGEDYAFYAQFNKTSLLKNAVICYENDKAVGIGAYKEFEPKVAEIKRMYTLPECRGKGIAKAILTELEAWAKEENYTAAILETGFMQVDAIGLYQKLGYQITENFGQYVGVANSVCMRKDLK; translated from the coding sequence ATGATTACGATTCAAAGAACCACTTCCGACAATGCAGATTTTGGCAATTTAGTCGACCAATTGGATTCGTATCTGGCAGTTCTCGATGGCGAAGATTATGCTTTTTACGCGCAGTTTAATAAGACTAGTTTGCTCAAAAATGCAGTCATTTGCTATGAAAATGATAAAGCTGTTGGCATTGGAGCGTATAAAGAATTTGAACCAAAAGTCGCCGAAATCAAACGCATGTACACTTTACCGGAATGTCGTGGAAAAGGAATCGCGAAAGCCATTTTAACCGAATTGGAAGCTTGGGCAAAAGAAGAAAACTATACTGCAGCAATCCTCGAAACCGGATTTATGCAGGTGGATGCGATCGGATTGTATCAAAAATTAGGGTATCAAATCACTGAAAACTTTGGGCAATATGTTGGTGTAGCGAATAGCGTTTGTATGAGGAAAGATTTAAAATAA
- a CDS encoding RDD family protein, translating into MEENNKKQFIVTDDILASHRERFLNLLMDYVGQIFLYIIAFVIAGTIAQANGNKDFMANFVKNDIAQYTFATCVTLFYYNVFEIFTARTIGKFITQTIVVDENGEKPNHERILVRSLCRLIPFEMLSFLGMPARGWHDSISKTYVVNKDLLAERKKQFYALK; encoded by the coding sequence ATGGAAGAAAACAACAAAAAACAATTCATCGTAACTGATGATATTTTAGCCTCACACAGAGAGCGTTTTCTAAATTTATTAATGGACTACGTTGGGCAGATATTCCTGTACATTATTGCTTTTGTAATTGCCGGAACGATTGCGCAAGCGAATGGGAATAAAGATTTCATGGCTAATTTTGTAAAAAATGATATTGCCCAATATACTTTTGCTACCTGTGTTACGCTTTTTTATTACAATGTTTTTGAGATTTTTACCGCAAGAACAATTGGCAAATTTATAACGCAGACGATAGTGGTGGATGAAAATGGAGAAAAACCAAATCACGAAAGGATTTTAGTGCGTTCGCTATGCCGATTGATTCCGTTTGAAATGCTTTCTTTTTTGGGAATGCCGGCTCGTGGTTGGCACGACAGCATTTCAAAAACCTATGTGGTCAATAAGGATTTATTAGCCGAAAGAAAGAAACAGTTTTATGCTTTAAAATAA
- a CDS encoding ribonucleoside-diphosphate reductase subunit alpha, producing the protein MYVVKRDGHKEPVMFDKITDRIKKLCYGLNDLVDAVKVTMRVIEGLYDGVTTSELDNLAAETAASMTIAHPDYAQLAARIAISNLHKNTNKSFSETMKEMYFYVNPRTNQKAPLLSDEVHEAIQANAEFLNSHIIYNRDFNYDYFGFKTLERSYLLKINGKIVERPQHMLMRVAVGIHLNDMESVIETYDLMSKKFFTHATPTLFNAGTPKPQMSSCFLLTMKDDSIDGIYDTLKQTAKISQSAGGIGLSIHNVRATGSYIRGTNGTSNGIVPMLRVFNDTARYVDQGGGKRKGSFAIYLETWHADIFEFLDLKKNTGKEEMRARDLFFAMWTSDLFMKRVQEDTHWTLMCPNECPGLCDVYGEEFEALYTSYEAQNKGRKTVKARELWEKILESQIETGTPYMLYKDAANRKSNQKNLGTIRSSNLCTEIMEYTAADEIAVCNLASISLPMFVENGEFNHQLLFNVTKRVTRNLNRVIDRNYYPVPEAENSNMRHRPVGLGVQGLADAFILLRMPFTSDEAKKLNQEIFETLYFAAVTASMEEAKVEGPYSTFKGSPISQGEFQHNLWNIKDEELSGRWDWAALRKDVMKHGVRNSLLVAPMPTASTSQILGNNEAFEPYTSNIYTRRVLSGEFIVVNKHLLEDLVKRGLWTEDLKQQLMRNNGSVQDLDIPQDLKDLYKTVWEMSMKDIIDMSRHRGYFIDQSQSLNLFMQDANYAKLTSMHFYAWQSGLKTGMYYLRTKAAVDAIKFTLNNDKKAEPTAQVAEPVAVEVVAPNETGEMTAEDFKAMIEQARNAGPDDCEMCGS; encoded by the coding sequence ATGTATGTAGTAAAGAGAGACGGTCACAAAGAGCCGGTAATGTTCGACAAAATCACGGACAGAATTAAAAAATTATGTTACGGATTGAACGATTTGGTCGACGCTGTAAAAGTGACCATGAGAGTAATCGAAGGATTGTATGACGGAGTTACAACATCAGAACTTGACAACCTAGCAGCAGAAACTGCCGCTTCCATGACTATTGCACATCCGGATTATGCACAATTAGCAGCGCGTATTGCGATTTCTAACTTGCATAAAAACACCAATAAATCCTTCTCGGAAACCATGAAAGAAATGTACTTTTATGTAAATCCAAGAACAAACCAAAAAGCACCATTACTTTCTGATGAGGTGCACGAAGCTATTCAGGCAAATGCTGAATTTCTAAATTCTCACATTATTTATAACCGTGATTTCAACTACGATTACTTTGGTTTCAAAACTTTAGAGCGTTCGTATTTGTTGAAAATCAACGGAAAAATCGTAGAGCGTCCACAACATATGTTGATGCGTGTGGCTGTTGGAATTCACTTAAACGATATGGAATCCGTAATTGAAACCTACGATTTAATGTCGAAAAAATTCTTTACGCATGCCACGCCAACGTTGTTCAACGCCGGAACGCCAAAACCACAAATGTCTTCTTGCTTCTTGTTGACCATGAAAGACGACAGCATCGACGGAATTTACGATACGCTAAAACAAACCGCAAAAATATCGCAATCGGCAGGTGGAATTGGATTGTCAATCCACAATGTTCGTGCAACGGGTTCTTATATTCGTGGGACTAACGGAACTTCAAACGGAATTGTTCCGATGTTGAGAGTGTTCAATGACACGGCACGTTATGTAGATCAAGGCGGAGGAAAACGTAAAGGAAGTTTTGCTATTTATTTAGAGACTTGGCATGCTGATATTTTCGAATTTTTGGATTTGAAAAAGAATACCGGAAAAGAAGAAATGCGTGCAAGAGATTTATTCTTCGCGATGTGGACATCCGATTTATTCATGAAACGCGTACAGGAAGATACGCATTGGACCTTAATGTGTCCGAATGAGTGTCCGGGATTATGTGATGTTTACGGAGAAGAATTTGAAGCATTATACACTTCTTATGAAGCACAAAACAAAGGAAGAAAAACAGTTAAGGCTCGTGAACTTTGGGAAAAAATCCTCGAATCACAAATCGAAACCGGAACACCATACATGTTGTACAAAGATGCAGCAAACCGTAAATCGAATCAAAAGAATTTGGGAACTATCCGTTCGTCAAACCTTTGTACCGAAATCATGGAATACACTGCTGCAGATGAAATTGCAGTTTGTAATTTGGCTTCGATTTCGTTACCAATGTTTGTTGAAAACGGAGAATTCAACCACCAATTGTTATTCAACGTAACAAAACGTGTAACCAGAAACTTAAACAGGGTAATCGACAGAAATTACTATCCGGTTCCGGAAGCGGAAAACTCAAACATGCGTCACCGTCCGGTTGGATTGGGTGTACAAGGATTGGCTGATGCTTTCATTTTGTTGAGAATGCCTTTCACCAGCGATGAAGCGAAGAAATTAAATCAGGAAATTTTTGAAACCTTATACTTCGCAGCAGTTACTGCATCGATGGAAGAAGCTAAAGTAGAAGGACCGTATTCTACTTTCAAAGGTTCGCCAATTTCACAAGGAGAATTCCAACACAATCTTTGGAATATCAAAGACGAGGAACTTTCAGGTCGTTGGGATTGGGCAGCATTGAGAAAAGACGTGATGAAACATGGTGTGAGAAACTCATTATTGGTAGCGCCAATGCCAACCGCTTCGACATCACAAATTTTAGGAAACAACGAAGCATTCGAACCATACACTTCAAACATTTACACACGTCGTGTATTGTCTGGAGAATTCATCGTAGTGAACAAACATTTACTGGAAGATTTAGTAAAACGCGGACTTTGGACCGAAGATTTGAAACAACAATTGATGCGTAACAACGGTTCGGTTCAGGATTTGGATATTCCACAAGACTTGAAAGATTTGTACAAAACCGTTTGGGAAATGTCTATGAAAGACATTATCGATATGTCGCGTCACAGAGGTTATTTCATTGATCAATCGCAATCGCTAAACTTGTTCATGCAGGATGCGAATTACGCGAAACTTACATCGATGCATTTCTACGCATGGCAAAGTGGCTTGAAAACCGGAATGTACTATTTGAGAACCAAAGCAGCGGTTGATGCTATCAAGTTCACTTTGAACAACGATAAAAAAGCAGAACCAACAGCACAAGTTGCAGAACCGGTAGCAGTTGAAGTAGTAGCTCCGAATGAAACAGGAGAAATGACCGCCGAAGATTTCAAAGCAATGATAGAACAGGCAAGAAACGCTGGTCCGGATGATTGCGAAATGTGTGGGTCTTAA
- a CDS encoding ribonucleotide-diphosphate reductase subunit beta, whose translation MASIEPILQENKNRFVIFPIKHHDIWDWYKKMEASFWTAEEIDLHQDLSDWNNKLNADEKYFVKHILAFFAASDGIVNENLAENFVNEVQYPEAKFFYGFQIMMENIHSETYSLLIDTYVKDEAEKAQLFNALEVFPAIRKKADWALKWIGSDSFAERLIAFAAVEGIFFSGAFCSIYWLKKRGLMPGLTFSNELISRDEGVHCDFAVHLHNHHLVHKVSKTRITEIITDALDIEREFITESLPVSLIGMNATLMTQYLEFVADRLLVELGCKRVYNSTNPFDFMDMISLQGKTNFFEKRVAEYQKAGVMNTDSESGKISFDADF comes from the coding sequence ATGGCTAGCATAGAACCAATTTTACAAGAAAACAAAAACCGTTTCGTGATTTTCCCAATAAAACATCACGATATATGGGATTGGTATAAAAAAATGGAAGCCAGTTTCTGGACTGCAGAAGAAATCGATTTGCACCAGGATTTGTCCGATTGGAACAACAAATTAAATGCTGATGAAAAATATTTCGTTAAACATATTTTGGCTTTTTTCGCGGCTTCAGACGGAATCGTAAATGAAAATTTAGCAGAGAATTTTGTTAACGAAGTACAATATCCGGAAGCTAAGTTTTTCTACGGTTTCCAAATCATGATGGAAAACATCCACAGCGAAACCTATTCGCTTTTGATTGACACCTATGTAAAAGATGAAGCCGAAAAAGCACAACTTTTCAATGCATTGGAAGTGTTTCCGGCAATTAGAAAGAAAGCAGATTGGGCTTTAAAATGGATTGGTTCTGATTCGTTTGCCGAAAGATTAATCGCTTTTGCAGCTGTGGAAGGAATCTTTTTCTCAGGTGCATTTTGCTCAATTTACTGGTTGAAAAAACGTGGTTTAATGCCGGGCTTAACTTTCTCAAATGAATTAATTTCACGTGACGAAGGTGTTCACTGCGATTTTGCGGTGCATTTGCACAACCACCATTTGGTTCACAAAGTTTCTAAAACCAGAATTACAGAAATCATTACCGATGCGTTAGACATCGAGCGTGAGTTTATTACCGAGTCGCTTCCTGTGAGTTTGATTGGGATGAACGCTACGTTAATGACACAATATTTAGAATTCGTTGCCGATAGATTATTGGTAGAATTGGGTTGCAAAAGAGTGTATAACTCAACCAATCCGTTCGATTTTATGGACATGATTTCGTTGCAGGGAAAAACCAATTTCTTCGAAAAACGAGTTGCCGAATACCAAAAAGCAGGTGTAATGAACACCGATTCAGAATCAGGAAAAATTAGTTTCGACGCTGATTTTTAG
- a CDS encoding aspartate kinase: protein MRIFKFGGASVKDADGIKNVFSVLEKVGHEDTLLVISAMGKTTNALELVIKHYFEKSGELNSSLQDVRKYHNQILLDLFDDEEHDVFYAVNSHFADLEYFIRSNKSPNYNFVYDQVVSFGEIVSTTIVSHYFNHAGLKNNWIDVRNFIKTDATYRDAEVNWEKTQQLISKGVKKKALNITQGFLGSDENNFTTTLGREGSDYTAAIFAYCLNAESVTIWKDVPGVMNADPRVFENAILLNQISYREAIELAFYGATVIHPKTLQPLQKKEIPLHVKSFINPLLPGTSVSKGKDLEPQAPCYIVKRDQLLISLSSIDFSFIMEENISEIFALFHQYKMKVSLIQNSAISFSVSVEDKFGNFNELKAILSKKFKVSYNENVSLYTIRHFNKEAAEMVEKGKTVLLKQISRETMQIVTKE from the coding sequence ATGAGAATTTTTAAATTTGGTGGTGCATCGGTAAAAGATGCTGATGGAATAAAAAATGTATTTAGTGTATTGGAAAAAGTAGGTCACGAAGACACACTTTTGGTAATTTCCGCAATGGGAAAAACCACGAACGCATTAGAATTGGTAATCAAGCATTATTTTGAAAAATCAGGTGAACTGAATTCTTCTTTGCAGGATGTCCGAAAGTACCACAACCAAATTTTATTAGATTTATTCGATGACGAAGAGCACGATGTTTTTTATGCAGTGAACAGTCATTTTGCCGATTTGGAATATTTTATCCGAAGCAATAAATCACCGAATTATAATTTTGTGTATGACCAGGTCGTGAGTTTTGGAGAAATTGTTTCGACCACGATTGTAAGCCATTATTTCAATCATGCGGGTTTAAAAAACAACTGGATTGACGTTAGAAATTTCATCAAAACCGATGCTACGTATCGTGATGCAGAAGTGAATTGGGAAAAAACACAGCAACTCATTTCGAAAGGAGTAAAGAAAAAAGCACTCAATATTACCCAAGGATTTTTAGGTTCTGATGAAAATAATTTCACGACAACACTTGGCCGTGAAGGTTCTGATTATACGGCAGCTATTTTTGCTTATTGCTTAAATGCCGAAAGTGTAACCATTTGGAAAGACGTTCCGGGAGTAATGAATGCCGATCCGAGGGTTTTTGAAAATGCAATTTTGTTAAACCAAATTTCGTATCGTGAAGCGATTGAGTTGGCGTTTTATGGCGCAACCGTTATTCACCCGAAAACATTACAACCGCTACAGAAAAAAGAAATCCCATTGCATGTAAAATCATTTATCAATCCATTATTACCGGGAACAAGTGTTTCCAAAGGGAAAGATTTAGAGCCACAAGCACCATGTTATATCGTTAAAAGAGACCAATTGTTGATTTCGTTATCGTCTATCGATTTCTCTTTTATTATGGAAGAAAACATCAGCGAAATTTTCGCCTTATTTCACCAATACAAAATGAAAGTGAGTTTGATTCAGAACTCTGCGATTAGTTTTTCAGTAAGTGTGGAAGATAAATTTGGTAACTTCAACGAACTGAAAGCTATTTTGTCCAAAAAATTCAAAGTATCTTATAACGAAAACGTATCCTTATATACCATTCGTCACTTTAACAAAGAAGCAGCAGAAATGGTCGAAAAAGGGAAAACCGTTTTGCTAAAACAAATCTCAAGAGAGACAATGCAGATTGTGACGAAGGAGTAA
- a CDS encoding GNAT family N-acetyltransferase — protein sequence MNIRKGEKKDMKAVLDLIQELATFEKEPDAVVVTVADLERDGFGDYPLFHTFVAEVNGRIVGIALYYYRYSTWKGKTIHLEDLIVKEDMRGAGVGFELYSKIIEQGKIDKVRRIEWAVLDWNTPAIDFYIKSGAKILEDWRVAQMDENGINEFLSKL from the coding sequence ATGAACATCCGAAAAGGAGAAAAAAAAGATATGAAAGCGGTTCTTGATTTGATTCAGGAATTGGCCACTTTCGAAAAAGAACCAGATGCTGTTGTGGTAACTGTTGCCGATTTGGAGCGCGATGGTTTTGGTGACTATCCTTTGTTTCATACTTTCGTTGCCGAGGTTAATGGACGTATTGTTGGAATTGCACTTTATTATTACCGTTACTCGACCTGGAAAGGGAAAACGATTCATCTCGAAGATTTGATCGTAAAAGAAGATATGCGTGGAGCCGGTGTAGGATTTGAATTGTATTCCAAAATCATAGAGCAGGGAAAAATTGACAAGGTTAGACGCATTGAATGGGCAGTTTTGGATTGGAATACACCAGCGATAGATTTCTATATCAAATCAGGAGCAAAAATATTGGAAGATTGGCGCGTAGCGCAAATGGACGAAAACGGAATAAATGAATTTTTAAGTAAGTTATAA